The proteins below come from a single Chryseobacterium sp. MA9 genomic window:
- a CDS encoding RNA polymerase sigma factor, with product MISLEQEFISQIEQHKGILFKISKMYMTEKDDRDDLFQEITYQLWKAFPGFRGESEFSTWLYRIALNTAIIFLKSEKRRSFIAHEDFSNHIIVQEDYDYRKEERLAEMYKAIHQLNPIDKAFVFYYLEDFSGKQIAEQMGISEGNARVKMNRAKNKLKDILSQIKTNKH from the coding sequence ATGATCTCATTAGAACAAGAGTTTATAAGTCAAATTGAACAGCATAAAGGAATCCTATTTAAGATTTCTAAAATGTATATGACTGAAAAGGATGATCGGGATGATCTCTTTCAGGAGATTACCTATCAGCTCTGGAAAGCATTTCCTGGTTTCAGAGGTGAAAGCGAATTTTCAACATGGCTATACAGAATCGCTTTGAATACGGCCATTATTTTCCTTAAATCAGAAAAAAGAAGAAGCTTTATTGCCCATGAAGATTTTTCCAATCATATTATTGTGCAGGAGGACTATGATTACCGTAAAGAAGAGCGTCTGGCTGAAATGTATAAGGCTATTCATCAACTCAATCCCATTGATAAAGCTTTTGTATTCTACTATCTGGAAGATTTTTCAGGAAAGCAGATCGCAGAACAGATGGGAATTTCTGAAGGAAACGCAAGAGTGAAAATGAACCGGGCAAAAAATAAACTTAAAGATATCTTAAGCCAAATAAAAACCAACAAACATTAA
- a CDS encoding TonB-dependent receptor plug domain-containing protein: protein MKITIPKPCHENWNTMSPDEKGRFCTVCSKTVRDFRKTSDDDIIDVFSKASEEICGNFNPSQLNRELHYSYINDLFVKFAVGFMLTTGGIVNVNAQQNKTCDTLKAEEMEEVVFNTQRDRKLLGSVSVVPARALLDSKEKEKKEIVSKLSGVIGKAPEDHNSIRIGGAPSSGAVYKPMYIVNGKISDYEKVKALDPNLIKTMNILKGASATTKYGEKAKDGVVVITTKNKR, encoded by the coding sequence ATGAAAATCACGATACCCAAACCCTGTCATGAAAACTGGAATACGATGTCACCAGATGAAAAAGGAAGATTCTGCACTGTTTGTTCCAAAACGGTACGAGACTTCAGGAAAACTTCGGATGATGATATTATAGATGTGTTTTCTAAGGCTTCGGAAGAAATCTGTGGAAATTTTAATCCATCACAGCTCAACCGGGAGCTGCATTATTCTTATATCAATGATCTTTTTGTGAAATTTGCTGTTGGTTTTATGCTAACAACAGGAGGGATTGTAAATGTGAATGCACAACAAAATAAAACCTGTGATACCCTAAAGGCTGAAGAAATGGAGGAAGTTGTTTTCAATACTCAGAGAGACAGAAAATTGCTTGGTTCTGTTTCGGTAGTGCCAGCGAGAGCTTTATTAGACAGCAAAGAAAAAGAAAAAAAAGAAATTGTCTCAAAATTATCAGGAGTAATTGGTAAGGCTCCTGAAGATCATAACAGTATACGTATTGGTGGAGCTCCCTCAAGTGGAGCAGTATATAAGCCCATGTATATAGTGAATGGAAAAATAAGCGATTATGAAAAAGTAAAAGCACTGGATCCTAATCTTATAAAAACAATGAATATACTAAAGGGCGCTTCTGCAACTACAAAGTATGGCGAAAAAGCCAAAGATGGAGTAGTTGTAATTACTACTAAGAATAAACGGTAA
- a CDS encoding S41 family peptidase: protein MHPQLYWYIPKKELDHKFDSLKQTLTESLTPLQFYFKLQPVIAGIREGHLSLRIPRKKFTKREFKRLEHQKGMFSRFEYYISGDQMYIIQNRDSIEHIQPGTEILSINNIPVSDYIKKYRSLISSDGDNTTFHPYFLKDLFFNFYTAENGFGSKATLETLYQGEKKIYTLSREIKSYSDLEKDKEMKKKTLEKKLNDYVASSNSYNRSFKFLDKDSTIAYIKVQSFSRDYSDKFYKKTFAKINEAKTPYLIIDVRNNYGGSLYEINNLYSYLADAPFTLIKPSQVTSRNTPLRTNYFRKSNPLEYALKSIAYPSYFFAQAFSTYKKDGKVFYKMKADKPTKPNKQAFHGKVFVLINGGSFSASSIITAKLKNDKRATLVGEETGGANDGTVAGFYSYQKLPNSEIRFPIGLLLVQPNIKFSDSRKGVIPDVVVTESMQDIIDRKDPQLDWIKNEIAKEKDNNKGQ from the coding sequence ATGCATCCTCAATTATACTGGTATATTCCCAAGAAGGAATTGGACCATAAATTTGACAGTCTTAAACAGACTCTCACTGAATCTCTTACTCCTCTTCAGTTTTATTTTAAACTTCAGCCTGTCATTGCAGGAATCCGTGAAGGGCATCTTTCATTAAGAATTCCCAGAAAGAAATTTACCAAAAGAGAGTTTAAAAGACTGGAACATCAGAAAGGAATGTTCAGCCGTTTTGAATATTATATATCAGGCGATCAGATGTATATCATTCAAAACAGAGATTCTATTGAGCATATACAACCCGGAACCGAAATTTTATCAATCAACAATATTCCTGTCTCAGATTATATAAAGAAATACAGAAGCCTGATCAGCAGTGATGGTGATAATACGACTTTTCATCCCTATTTTTTAAAAGATCTTTTCTTTAATTTTTATACTGCAGAAAACGGTTTTGGGAGTAAAGCAACTCTTGAAACGCTTTATCAGGGAGAAAAAAAAATCTATACCTTAAGCAGGGAAATAAAATCTTACTCTGATCTTGAGAAGGATAAGGAAATGAAGAAAAAGACACTGGAAAAGAAACTGAACGATTATGTAGCTTCAAGTAATTCTTATAACAGAAGTTTTAAATTCCTGGATAAAGACAGCACTATTGCTTATATAAAGGTACAAAGTTTCTCCAGAGATTATTCTGATAAATTTTATAAAAAGACCTTTGCAAAGATCAATGAGGCTAAAACTCCCTACCTCATCATAGATGTCCGAAATAACTATGGAGGGTCTCTCTATGAGATCAATAACCTGTATTCCTATTTAGCAGATGCACCTTTTACCCTGATCAAACCTTCTCAGGTAACATCAAGGAATACTCCACTGCGTACAAATTATTTCAGAAAAAGCAATCCCTTAGAATATGCTCTTAAAAGTATTGCCTATCCAAGTTATTTCTTCGCACAGGCTTTCAGTACATATAAAAAAGACGGGAAGGTTTTCTATAAAATGAAAGCTGATAAACCCACAAAGCCTAATAAACAAGCTTTCCACGGAAAAGTTTTTGTATTGATTAACGGAGGAAGCTTCTCAGCATCTTCTATTATTACCGCTAAGCTTAAGAATGATAAAAGAGCAACTCTTGTAGGTGAAGAAACCGGCGGTGCCAATGACGGAACAGTTGCAGGTTTCTATTCTTATCAGAAACTTCCCAATTCTGAGATCAGGTTCCCTATCGGGTTACTTCTTGTACAGCCTAATATCAAATTTTCAGACTCACGGAAAGGCGTTATTCCCGATGTAGTGGTTACTGAAAGTATGCAGGATATCATTGACAGAAAAGACCCACAGCTGGATTGGATAAAAAATGAAATTGCTAAAGAAAAAGATAATAATAAAGGACAATAA
- a CDS encoding RNA polymerase sigma factor, giving the protein MSSPEKEFLEKIEKHKGVVFKISKMYMDNKDDQNDLYQEIIYQAWKSYGDFQKRSDFSTWLYRTALNTAIVFLRSEKKRSFIQNQNVDGLHARQEPYNDTDDMNMKLMYEAIHQLSPIDKALIFFFLEGFSGKEIAVQLGITEVNTRVKLKRAKEKLKEIITTQRAGSH; this is encoded by the coding sequence ATGTCTTCACCGGAAAAAGAATTTTTAGAGAAAATTGAAAAGCACAAAGGTGTTGTTTTCAAGATTTCTAAAATGTACATGGATAATAAGGACGATCAGAATGACCTCTATCAGGAGATCATCTACCAGGCCTGGAAATCATATGGTGATTTTCAAAAGAGAAGTGATTTCTCCACATGGCTGTACAGAACAGCGCTAAACACAGCAATTGTTTTCCTGCGAAGTGAAAAAAAACGTAGTTTTATACAGAATCAGAATGTAGATGGGCTACATGCCCGGCAGGAACCTTACAATGATACGGATGATATGAATATGAAGCTGATGTATGAAGCAATTCATCAGTTGAGCCCTATTGATAAAGCCCTTATATTTTTCTTTTTGGAGGGTTTTTCTGGAAAAGAAATTGCCGTTCAGCTGGGAATTACTGAAGTGAATACAAGGGTAAAGCTGAAAAGGGCAAAAGAGAAGCTGAAAGAGATCATTACCACACAAAGAGCAGGTTCTCATTAA
- a CDS encoding GNAT family N-acetyltransferase — protein sequence MENIKFQVSPYQDELQLFIDGKKAGYMSIEVDGRLLIVYYTKLDEEREGKGYAKLLLDELVRYAEEKDLLVDPECDFVRQQFENHPVRYKDIWHA from the coding sequence ATGGAAAATATAAAGTTTCAGGTATCTCCATATCAGGACGAATTGCAGCTATTTATTGATGGGAAAAAGGCAGGTTATATGTCCATAGAGGTTGACGGAAGACTGCTTATTGTGTATTATACGAAACTTGATGAAGAACGTGAAGGAAAAGGATACGCCAAACTATTACTGGATGAGCTTGTACGCTACGCAGAAGAAAAAGATTTGCTTGTAGACCCGGAATGTGATTTTGTGCGACAACAGTTTGAAAACCATCCCGTAAGGTATAAAGACATCTGGCATGCCTGA
- a CDS encoding aldo/keto reductase codes for MKFKKLGNTDEQLSAIGLGCMGMSFAYGPTDEQESINTLHRALDLGVNFWDTADMYANGENEKLISKVLVPNRDKIFIATKFGFRFKDGKASHSGAPGTYFDGSPEWIRKAVDLSLQRLKIDTIDLYYAHRVDPNVPVEETVGAMAELVKAGKVKYIGLSEASAESIRKANKIHPIAALQSEYSILTKDVEKEILPTIRELGISLVPYSPLARGLFTNIYDVQNLGDDDFRKSLPRYQQEYLENNTKLANEINDFAASKGVKGTQLALAWVLNQGDDIIPIPGTKRIKYLEENIAAVNIELSQSDLDTIDAILKKYPNVGERYTEGSMKLVNN; via the coding sequence ATGAAATTTAAAAAATTAGGAAACACAGACGAACAGTTATCAGCAATTGGTTTAGGATGTATGGGAATGAGCTTTGCTTATGGTCCTACAGATGAACAGGAAAGTATCAATACCTTACACAGAGCTTTGGATTTAGGCGTTAACTTCTGGGATACAGCAGATATGTATGCCAATGGAGAAAACGAAAAACTGATTTCTAAGGTTTTGGTTCCGAACAGGGATAAGATTTTTATTGCAACCAAATTCGGATTCAGGTTTAAAGACGGTAAAGCAAGCCATAGTGGAGCTCCGGGAACTTATTTTGACGGTTCTCCGGAATGGATCAGAAAGGCAGTAGATTTAAGTCTTCAAAGATTGAAAATAGATACTATTGACCTGTACTATGCTCACAGAGTGGATCCCAATGTTCCGGTGGAGGAAACAGTAGGAGCAATGGCAGAGCTGGTAAAAGCAGGAAAAGTGAAATATATCGGATTATCCGAAGCTTCAGCAGAATCTATCAGAAAAGCTAATAAAATTCACCCGATTGCAGCATTACAGTCAGAATATTCCATCCTTACAAAAGATGTTGAAAAAGAAATTTTACCAACTATCAGAGAACTGGGAATTTCTTTAGTACCTTATTCACCGTTGGCAAGAGGTCTTTTTACCAATATTTATGATGTACAGAACCTGGGTGATGATGACTTCAGAAAATCTTTACCGCGCTATCAGCAGGAGTATCTTGAAAATAATACTAAACTGGCAAACGAGATTAATGATTTTGCCGCTTCCAAAGGAGTAAAAGGAACTCAGCTTGCCCTGGCCTGGGTATTGAATCAGGGAGATGATATTATCCCGATTCCGGGTACCAAACGAATTAAATACCTGGAAGAAAATATTGCAGCCGTCAATATAGAGCTTTCCCAATCAGATCTGGATACCATTGATGCCATTCTGAAAAAATACCCGAATGTAGGAGAAAGATATACTGAAGGTTCAATGAAACTGGTGAACAACTAA
- a CDS encoding NADP-dependent glyceraldehyde-3-phosphate dehydrogenase, whose translation MSSENTASFHHIFKGENEIPEEYKVPVIHQRTYLLNGELVEWNGDVTEIYSPVCIPTENGLERKLLGSIPNIGPKEAMDVLEACVKAYDNGLGEWPTMSVEGRIKCMQKFVYLMIQQRDLIIKLLMWEIGKTLADSTKEFDRTVDYINQTIDALKDLDRESSRFQQAEGTIAQIRRAPLGVVLSMGPFNYPLNEIFTTLIPALIMGNTILFKLPKHGVLAHYPLLEAFKEAFPKGTVNTLYGKGSEIITPIMESGKVNVLAFIGSSKVANGLKKLHPKVNRLRAILSLDAKNAAIVTKNANLDVAVSECVLGALSFNGQRCTALKLIFVQKEIAEEFTKKLSEAVSALKPGLPWEKDVKVTPLPEVNKPPYLKECIDDALQKGAAVLNRDGGYTDESFVFPAVVYPVNSDMKLYHEEQFGPVIPVVPFEDIEEPIDYQVNASHGMQVSIFSEDPREVAKLIDPFVNLVSRVNINCQAQRGPDVFPFTGRKDSAEGTLSVFDALRSFSIRSLVAAKLTDSNKELLNTIVREHDSNFLSTDYIF comes from the coding sequence ATGAGTTCAGAAAATACAGCATCATTCCATCACATTTTTAAGGGTGAAAATGAAATTCCGGAAGAATATAAAGTTCCGGTCATTCACCAGAGAACTTATCTTTTGAATGGCGAACTGGTAGAGTGGAACGGAGATGTCACCGAAATCTATTCCCCGGTGTGTATTCCTACAGAAAATGGATTAGAAAGAAAACTTTTGGGAAGTATCCCCAATATTGGCCCGAAAGAAGCCATGGATGTCCTTGAAGCCTGTGTAAAAGCCTACGATAACGGTCTTGGCGAATGGCCGACTATGTCTGTGGAAGGACGCATTAAATGCATGCAAAAATTTGTTTACCTGATGATCCAGCAAAGAGATCTGATCATTAAGTTACTGATGTGGGAAATCGGGAAAACGCTGGCCGATTCTACGAAAGAATTTGACCGTACTGTAGATTATATCAATCAAACCATTGATGCTCTGAAAGATCTGGACAGAGAATCTTCCCGCTTTCAACAGGCAGAAGGAACCATTGCACAGATTAGAAGAGCGCCGCTGGGAGTGGTTTTAAGTATGGGACCGTTCAATTATCCTCTGAACGAAATATTTACCACCCTGATTCCCGCTTTGATTATGGGAAATACGATTCTGTTTAAACTTCCGAAACATGGAGTGTTAGCCCACTATCCATTATTAGAAGCTTTCAAAGAAGCCTTCCCGAAAGGAACAGTGAATACCTTATATGGAAAGGGATCAGAAATTATCACACCCATCATGGAAAGCGGAAAAGTGAATGTTCTTGCCTTCATTGGATCCAGTAAGGTGGCTAACGGACTGAAAAAACTACACCCGAAAGTAAACCGTTTAAGAGCAATTCTTAGCTTAGATGCGAAAAATGCAGCCATTGTTACCAAAAATGCAAATCTGGATGTAGCGGTGAGTGAATGTGTTCTGGGCGCGCTTTCTTTCAACGGACAGCGATGCACAGCATTGAAACTGATATTTGTTCAGAAAGAAATAGCTGAAGAATTTACAAAAAAATTGAGTGAAGCGGTTTCTGCCTTGAAACCAGGACTTCCATGGGAGAAAGATGTAAAAGTAACTCCGCTTCCGGAAGTGAACAAGCCTCCTTACTTGAAAGAATGCATTGATGATGCTTTACAGAAAGGAGCAGCCGTTTTGAATAGAGATGGAGGCTATACGGATGAATCTTTTGTTTTTCCGGCGGTAGTTTATCCTGTAAACAGTGATATGAAACTGTATCATGAGGAACAGTTTGGTCCGGTGATTCCTGTTGTTCCATTTGAAGATATAGAAGAACCTATAGATTATCAGGTGAATGCTTCACATGGGATGCAGGTAAGTATTTTCAGTGAAGATCCGCGGGAAGTAGCAAAGCTGATTGATCCATTCGTGAATCTCGTAAGCCGCGTTAATATCAACTGCCAGGCGCAAAGAGGTCCGGATGTTTTCCCTTTTACCGGAAGAAAAGACAGTGCGGAAGGAACGCTTTCTGTTTTTGATGCGCTCCGTTCATTCTCAATCCGGTCTCTGGTAGCAGCAAAACTTACAGATTCCAATAAAGAATTACTCAATACCATCGTTAGAGAACATGATTCCAATTTTTTAAGTACAGATTATATTTTCTGA
- the tpx gene encoding thiol peroxidase has protein sequence MFSKLVFSTLLFFSAVSFAQKSKATNTVLMGGKEVHTYAKLPALNKPAPKFTLTDVNMNEQTLDSYKGKNVILNIFPSVDTGVCSASVHHFNEEAGNLPNTVVLCISKDLPFAQKRFCGAEGIKNVVMLSDFRSDFGWNYGVELVDSAMKGLLSRAVVVIDPSGKIIYEEQVADISHEPNYEAAIAAVK, from the coding sequence ATGTTTTCAAAATTAGTTTTCAGTACACTATTATTCTTCTCTGCAGTGAGCTTTGCACAAAAATCTAAAGCAACCAATACAGTTTTAATGGGAGGAAAAGAAGTACACACCTATGCAAAATTGCCGGCTCTGAACAAACCTGCTCCTAAATTTACCCTTACAGATGTGAATATGAATGAGCAGACGTTGGATTCCTACAAAGGAAAGAATGTGATCTTAAATATCTTTCCTAGTGTAGACACAGGTGTTTGTTCAGCTTCTGTACACCATTTCAACGAAGAGGCAGGAAATCTTCCCAATACAGTAGTACTTTGTATTTCCAAAGATCTTCCGTTTGCCCAGAAAAGATTCTGTGGTGCAGAAGGAATCAAAAATGTTGTAATGCTTTCAGATTTCCGTTCAGATTTCGGATGGAACTATGGGGTGGAACTGGTAGATTCTGCAATGAAAGGCCTTCTGAGCAGAGCTGTAGTGGTAATAGATCCATCAGGAAAGATTATCTACGAAGAGCAGGTTGCAGATATTTCTCACGAGCCGAATTACGAAGCGGCGATTGCAGCGGTGAAATAA
- a CDS encoding AraC family transcriptional regulator: protein MESHESLKGFYERNAPNLASQCIGVNRMGHFNVFSREYCSPLTPYSRRDYYKISLIIGKGKLHYADKWIKVDRPALLFSNPIIPYSWEADDEDQKGWFCLFTDQFLHNGSRMGNLQDSPLFKIGGTPVFFVDEEQQRILSDIYTKMMTEIQSDYIHKYDMLRAYLHLMIHETMRMQPAESFEPYQNASQRVASLFMELLERQFPIDSPEAFLKLKTPNDYAQSLSIHVNSLNRSVKEITGKTTSQQITARIIQEANALLKHTDWNVAEIAYGLGFEEPAYFTNYFKKQTGITPNALRMDIV from the coding sequence ATGGAATCACATGAGTCACTTAAAGGTTTTTATGAAAGGAATGCTCCCAATCTGGCATCACAATGTATTGGAGTCAACAGGATGGGGCACTTCAATGTATTTTCGCGGGAATATTGTTCTCCGTTGACTCCCTATAGCAGAAGGGATTATTATAAGATTTCACTGATTATAGGAAAGGGAAAACTGCATTATGCCGATAAATGGATTAAAGTAGACCGGCCTGCTTTATTATTTTCAAATCCTATTATTCCTTATTCCTGGGAGGCAGATGATGAAGATCAGAAAGGCTGGTTTTGTCTGTTTACCGATCAGTTTTTGCATAATGGAAGCCGCATGGGAAACCTTCAGGATTCTCCGCTGTTCAAGATTGGAGGGACACCGGTTTTCTTTGTGGATGAAGAACAGCAGAGGATACTTTCTGATATTTATACTAAAATGATGACGGAAATTCAGTCGGATTATATTCACAAATATGATATGCTGAGAGCTTACCTTCACCTGATGATTCATGAAACCATGAGAATGCAACCGGCAGAAAGTTTTGAACCTTATCAGAATGCTTCACAGCGGGTTGCTTCCTTATTTATGGAGCTTCTTGAAAGACAATTTCCAATCGACAGTCCTGAAGCCTTTTTAAAATTAAAAACACCCAACGACTATGCTCAGAGTCTTTCCATACATGTGAATTCTTTAAACCGTTCTGTAAAAGAGATCACAGGGAAAACAACCAGCCAGCAGATTACCGCAAGGATTATTCAGGAGGCCAATGCTTTACTGAAACACACAGACTGGAATGTAGCCGAAATCGCCTACGGATTAGGTTTTGAAGAACCGGCTTATTTTACCAATTACTTTAAAAAACAAACCGGAATCACTCCTAATGCCCTAAGAATGGACATTGTTTGA
- a CDS encoding MBL fold metallo-hydrolase produces the protein MEIQKLNWAGIKLTSHNKTILIDAVEDFSYYKPVLGDAVESLIEFSDHVQADYILFTHLHLDHFDKGVIRKCLKKNGKLIVYAGLEAVVRKIVIDAEIIILDLNETFTENNITFKPVFAMDGLGEIQSSWIVDDGKTKLFHGGDTIWHNQFWKLGKENSNIDYAFLPVNGVVVNFEIIGLEYSPVPASLSLKEAFAAAHLLHAKKLVLIHYGLFAHEKFYIPQVFDDNDMKRISEEVGQEYMVLKDGTVLLKS, from the coding sequence ATGGAAATACAAAAATTAAACTGGGCCGGTATCAAGCTCACTTCACACAACAAAACCATCTTAATAGACGCTGTAGAAGATTTCTCTTACTATAAACCTGTTTTGGGTGATGCTGTAGAAAGTCTTATAGAATTCTCAGACCATGTACAGGCAGATTATATCCTGTTTACCCATCTGCATCTCGATCATTTTGACAAAGGAGTCATCAGGAAATGTTTGAAGAAAAACGGAAAACTGATTGTCTATGCAGGGCTTGAAGCCGTGGTAAGAAAAATTGTAATTGACGCAGAGATCATTATTCTTGATCTGAATGAAACCTTTACAGAAAACAACATCACCTTCAAACCCGTATTTGCTATGGATGGATTGGGAGAAATACAGTCTTCCTGGATTGTGGATGACGGAAAAACAAAGCTCTTTCATGGTGGAGACACCATCTGGCACAACCAGTTCTGGAAGCTCGGAAAAGAAAATTCCAATATAGATTACGCATTTTTACCCGTAAACGGTGTTGTGGTCAATTTTGAAATCATTGGATTAGAATACAGCCCTGTTCCCGCCTCTCTCAGTCTCAAAGAAGCCTTTGCCGCAGCCCATCTTTTACATGCTAAAAAACTGGTGCTCATCCACTACGGATTGTTTGCTCATGAGAAATTTTATATTCCTCAGGTGTTTGATGACAATGATATGAAGCGTATTTCAGAGGAAGTAGGACAGGAGTATATGGTTTTGAAAGATGGAACAGTGTTGTTAAAATCTTAA
- a CDS encoding MBL fold metallo-hydrolase — translation MNRRELLKNGLLAGTLSMIPFSSVLAETPKTAEKTGDDLSGFKKLKLGELELFVLTDGYIHEENLNEFAPRGTVAELKSILKDNFRPENYIDMAMNILLVKTKNKLILLDTGMGIFADERTGFLLKSLQKAGFSPKDITDVFISHAHPDHIGGVVDKKQNLVFPNANIFISKIEHDFWMKATIKDFENSALKKQPGLLNQIIPAVQNILKTIQPKLKFYDLNNPLYDSFSFQLAPGHTPGLIVTTISSGNEKLIYIADLIHSDVILFPHPEWGYFGDTDLDIAAVSRKKLLQQLADTKIRAFAYHLPWPGLGFTKTKSGAFEWFPESFMN, via the coding sequence ATGAACAGAAGAGAACTGTTAAAGAATGGCTTATTGGCAGGAACATTAAGTATGATTCCTTTTTCCAGTGTATTGGCAGAAACTCCAAAAACAGCTGAAAAGACAGGTGATGATCTTTCCGGCTTTAAAAAACTGAAGCTTGGAGAACTGGAACTTTTTGTTCTTACAGACGGATATATTCATGAAGAAAATCTCAACGAATTTGCTCCCAGAGGAACTGTTGCTGAGCTGAAATCAATCCTTAAAGATAATTTCAGGCCGGAGAATTATATTGATATGGCCATGAATATTCTATTGGTTAAAACAAAGAATAAACTCATTTTGTTAGATACCGGAATGGGCATTTTTGCTGATGAAAGGACCGGTTTTTTATTAAAAAGCCTCCAAAAAGCAGGCTTTTCACCAAAAGATATTACTGATGTTTTTATTTCCCATGCCCACCCTGATCATATTGGTGGTGTAGTTGATAAGAAACAGAACCTGGTTTTTCCGAACGCCAATATTTTCATTTCAAAAATTGAACATGATTTTTGGATGAAAGCCACAATTAAAGATTTTGAAAATAGTGCTTTGAAAAAACAGCCTGGACTGCTTAATCAGATTATTCCTGCTGTTCAAAATATTCTGAAGACCATTCAGCCGAAACTTAAGTTTTATGACCTTAATAATCCGCTGTATGATTCTTTCAGTTTTCAGCTGGCTCCCGGTCATACTCCCGGTTTAATAGTAACAACCATTTCCTCAGGGAATGAAAAGTTGATCTACATTGCTGATTTGATTCATTCCGATGTAATCCTTTTTCCACATCCTGAGTGGGGCTACTTTGGAGATACCGATCTGGATATTGCCGCCGTTTCAAGAAAAAAGCTTCTTCAACAGCTGGCAGATACCAAAATCAGAGCATTTGCTTATCATTTGCCATGGCCGGGTCTGGGCTTTACAAAAACAAAATCCGGTGCATTTGAATGGTTCCCGGAAAGTTTTATGAATTAA
- a CDS encoding MBL fold metallo-hydrolase yields MIYWIITTVAVLTVTFFIVINMKAFGGVPKGKRLERIRQSKLYKKRQFQNISHTPSITEGYKMSKVTYDFFLGKKDPLLKPLKEIPSLHTDLKSRDKNQDVFIWLGHSSYYLQTDGISFLIDPVLSLYGSPFKYFNKAFKGSDIFKPEDIPNVDYLVITHDHFDHLDYPTVKSIKDRTGMAILPLGVGAHLERWGYAENSMIEEEWGTEVALKNDIKIVFTPARHFSGRRISKNDTLWSSYVLITPTKKIFLGGDSGYDTHFKTIGEQYGPFDYAILENGQYGEAWRYIHTLPEDVIQASIDLRAERIIPVHAAKFALALHPWNEPLQKITALGKEKGLNILTPMIGEVVDLNQHEQQFTAWWED; encoded by the coding sequence ATGATTTATTGGATTATTACGACTGTAGCTGTTTTGACAGTTACCTTTTTTATAGTGATCAATATGAAGGCGTTTGGCGGGGTGCCAAAAGGAAAGAGGCTGGAACGTATCAGACAGTCAAAACTCTATAAAAAAAGACAGTTTCAGAATATCAGCCATACCCCTTCCATTACAGAAGGTTACAAAATGTCGAAAGTGACTTACGATTTCTTTTTAGGAAAAAAAGATCCACTTTTGAAGCCTTTGAAAGAAATTCCATCTCTTCATACCGATTTAAAAAGCAGAGATAAAAATCAGGATGTATTTATCTGGCTGGGACATTCATCTTATTATCTGCAGACAGATGGTATTTCGTTCCTGATTGATCCTGTATTGAGTTTATATGGTTCACCTTTCAAATATTTTAACAAAGCTTTTAAAGGATCAGATATCTTTAAACCTGAAGATATTCCCAATGTTGATTATCTGGTAATAACCCATGATCATTTTGACCATTTGGATTACCCAACTGTAAAATCTATCAAAGACAGAACAGGAATGGCTATTTTACCTTTGGGAGTGGGAGCGCATCTGGAGAGATGGGGATATGCTGAAAACTCGATGATTGAAGAAGAATGGGGAACTGAAGTGGCTCTGAAAAATGATATAAAAATTGTTTTTACCCCTGCCAGACATTTTTCGGGCAGGAGAATCAGTAAGAATGATACCCTATGGAGTTCCTATGTTCTGATAACACCTACAAAGAAGATTTTCTTAGGAGGAGACAGTGGTTATGATACCCATTTTAAAACAATTGGTGAACAATACGGACCTTTCGATTATGCAATTCTTGAGAATGGGCAATATGGAGAAGCATGGAGGTATATCCATACACTGCCGGAAGATGTTATTCAAGCCAGTATTGATCTCAGAGCAGAACGTATCATTCCTGTTCATGCAGCAAAATTTGCACTTGCACTTCACCCATGGAATGAGCCATTACAAAAGATAACTGCTCTTGGAAAAGAAAAAGGATTGAATATCCTCACTCCGATGATTGGAGAGGTAGTAGATCTGAATCAGCATGAACAACAATTTACAGCCTGGTGGGAAGACTGA